Proteins encoded within one genomic window of Streptomyces sp. NBC_01237:
- a CDS encoding DEAD/DEAH box helicase, producing the protein MHLHPAATLSEISELSRCSAVFLPADPARSGLIAFWNPDGSTPPAAPGISRELTVVGADAQPHAVPALHLPVRDALAVLTRARVSGHASPATAFWGAAGILALQLVARGLLLPGLSPLDHDAWRAGPLTPDDLARIRELAASMPPTAHAVPLDAGPDTAAGRPVLLPEPERLLRAFLDAVADGLPRTPAATFATTGPAFAAGAPQQLPGLRGWAADVAAGHDAGVRLSLRIEMSEPAEPLTAAGSDHGSHRNRHRPEQSQPGDRGPSFRAVLQIHSVSDPTLVADAAEVWAGSAPTAAAFGPRARMDALLALRRAARAWPPLAPLLSAAVPDSVEPADEEIAELLGPAARALAATGVQVHWPKELARKLTARAVIGPPDPDDGPTGSKDGPGAHAGTGSDGPSFLSADALLAFNWRFALGDRKLSRAEIDRLAESSRPVVRLRDQWVLIDPEEARRARESQDRKVTPMDALGAVLTGSTEVDGHRVEVAATGWLEQLRDRLTDPESGEQQTIGQPGALTATLRDYQLRGLNWLNTMTSLGLGGCLADDMGLGKTITLIALHLHRQSDPAAAGPTLVVCPTSLMGNWQREIERFAPGTPVRRFHGAARSLEGLADGEFVLTTYGTMRLDAPRLAGANWGMVVADEAQHVKNPHSATAKQLRAIGARARVALTGTPVENNLSELWAILDWTTPGLLGRLGTFRTRYADAVEGGNDPAAAERLASLVRPFLLRRRKSDPGIAPELPPKTETDRAVSLTAEQTGLYEAVVRETLAEISGSDGFARRGLVMKLLTALKQICNHPAQYLKEEQPRIADRSGKVELLDELLDTILSEEASVLVFTQYVQMARLLEQHLAARGVPTQFLHGGTSVAQREEMVQRFQAGEAPVFLLSLKAAGTGLNLTRAEHVVHFDRWWNPAVEAQATDRAYRIGQTRPVQVHRLIAEGTIEDRIAEMLARKQGVADAVLGSGEAALTELTDAELADLVELRGGAR; encoded by the coding sequence GTGCACCTGCACCCTGCGGCAACGCTTTCCGAGATTTCTGAACTGTCCCGCTGCTCCGCAGTCTTCCTCCCCGCGGATCCGGCCCGTAGCGGCCTGATCGCGTTCTGGAACCCGGACGGTAGCACCCCGCCCGCGGCTCCCGGGATTTCGAGGGAACTGACCGTCGTAGGAGCCGATGCGCAGCCGCATGCCGTACCGGCTCTGCACCTGCCCGTGCGGGATGCCCTCGCTGTTCTCACACGGGCGCGGGTGAGCGGGCACGCCTCCCCCGCGACCGCCTTCTGGGGAGCCGCCGGAATCCTCGCGCTCCAACTCGTCGCCCGTGGGCTGCTGCTGCCGGGGCTGAGCCCCTTGGACCACGATGCGTGGCGGGCCGGTCCGCTGACCCCGGACGACCTCGCGCGGATCCGGGAGCTGGCGGCGTCCATGCCTCCCACCGCCCACGCGGTGCCACTGGACGCCGGCCCGGACACAGCGGCGGGCCGGCCGGTGCTGCTGCCCGAACCGGAGCGGTTGCTGCGGGCGTTCCTGGACGCGGTGGCCGACGGGCTGCCCCGTACGCCCGCCGCCACGTTCGCCACGACGGGCCCCGCCTTCGCCGCCGGCGCGCCGCAACAGCTCCCCGGTCTGCGGGGCTGGGCGGCCGATGTCGCGGCCGGTCATGACGCGGGTGTACGGCTCTCCCTGCGGATCGAGATGTCGGAACCGGCCGAACCCCTCACCGCGGCCGGCTCCGACCACGGCTCGCACCGGAACCGTCACCGTCCCGAGCAGTCGCAGCCGGGTGACCGTGGACCGTCGTTCCGGGCCGTCCTGCAGATCCACAGCGTCAGCGACCCCACCCTGGTCGCCGACGCGGCCGAGGTGTGGGCGGGAAGCGCGCCGACCGCGGCGGCATTCGGACCGCGGGCCCGGATGGACGCCCTGCTCGCGCTGCGCCGCGCCGCCCGCGCCTGGCCTCCCCTGGCCCCCTTGCTGTCGGCCGCGGTGCCCGACTCGGTGGAACCGGCCGACGAGGAGATCGCCGAGCTGCTGGGCCCCGCCGCAAGGGCCCTGGCCGCGACGGGCGTTCAGGTGCACTGGCCCAAGGAACTGGCCAGAAAGCTCACCGCACGCGCGGTGATCGGACCGCCGGACCCGGATGACGGCCCGACCGGGTCGAAGGACGGCCCCGGAGCCCACGCCGGCACCGGGTCGGACGGTCCCTCGTTCCTGTCCGCCGACGCGCTGCTCGCGTTCAACTGGCGGTTCGCGCTGGGCGACCGGAAGCTGAGCCGGGCGGAGATCGACCGGCTCGCCGAGTCCAGCAGGCCGGTCGTCCGTCTGCGCGACCAGTGGGTGCTCATCGACCCCGAGGAGGCCCGACGGGCCCGGGAGTCCCAGGACCGCAAGGTCACACCCATGGACGCGCTGGGCGCCGTGCTGACCGGTTCCACCGAGGTGGACGGGCACCGGGTCGAGGTCGCGGCGACGGGCTGGCTGGAGCAGCTGCGGGACCGGCTCACGGATCCGGAGTCGGGCGAACAGCAGACGATCGGTCAGCCCGGGGCGCTCACAGCGACCTTGCGCGACTATCAGCTGCGGGGCCTGAACTGGCTGAACACCATGACCTCACTCGGTCTCGGCGGATGTCTCGCCGACGACATGGGACTCGGCAAGACCATCACCCTGATCGCCCTGCATCTGCACCGCCAGAGCGATCCCGCGGCGGCCGGGCCGACCCTGGTGGTGTGCCCGACGTCCCTGATGGGCAACTGGCAACGGGAGATCGAGAGGTTCGCGCCGGGCACGCCGGTGCGTCGCTTCCACGGTGCCGCGCGCTCCCTGGAAGGGCTCGCGGACGGCGAGTTCGTCCTCACCACGTACGGCACGATGCGCCTCGACGCGCCCCGGCTCGCCGGGGCGAACTGGGGAATGGTCGTCGCCGACGAGGCGCAGCACGTCAAGAATCCGCATTCGGCCACGGCCAAGCAGCTGCGGGCCATCGGTGCGCGGGCGCGCGTCGCACTCACCGGCACGCCGGTGGAGAACAACCTCTCCGAGCTGTGGGCGATCCTCGACTGGACGACCCCGGGACTCCTCGGCCGGCTCGGTACCTTCCGTACCCGGTACGCCGACGCGGTCGAGGGCGGCAACGACCCGGCGGCCGCCGAGCGGCTCGCCTCCCTGGTACGCCCGTTCCTGCTGCGGCGCCGCAAGTCCGACCCGGGCATCGCTCCGGAGCTGCCGCCGAAGACGGAGACCGACCGTGCGGTGTCGCTGACGGCGGAGCAGACGGGCCTGTACGAGGCGGTGGTGCGCGAGACCCTGGCGGAGATCTCCGGATCCGACGGATTCGCCCGGCGCGGGCTCGTCATGAAGCTGCTGACGGCTCTCAAGCAGATCTGCAACCACCCGGCGCAGTACCTCAAGGAGGAGCAGCCGAGGATCGCGGACCGTTCGGGCAAGGTGGAGCTGCTGGACGAACTGCTCGACACGATCCTGTCCGAGGAGGCGAGCGTGCTGGTGTTCACCCAGTACGTGCAGATGGCCCGGCTGCTGGAACAGCATCTGGCGGCGCGCGGAGTGCCCACCCAGTTCCTGCACGGCGGCACGTCCGTCGCGCAGCGCGAGGAGATGGTCCAGCGCTTCCAGGCGGGCGAGGCCCCGGTCTTCCTGCTGTCGCTCAAGGCGGCCGGGACCGGGCTCAACCTCACCCGGGCCGAGCACGTGGTGCACTTCGACCGCTGGTGGAACCCGGCGGTCGAGGCGCAGGCGACGGACCGCGCGTACCGGATCGGCCAGACCCGGCCGGTCCAGGTGCACCGGCTCATCGCCGAGGGCACCATCGAGGACCGGATCGCCGAGATGCTGGCCCGCAAGCAGGGGGTCGCGGACGCGGTACTGGGTTCCGGCGAGGCCGCGCTGACCGAACTGACCGATGCGGAACTGGCCGACCTGGTCGAGCTGCGAGGGGGCGCACGATGA
- a CDS encoding SWIM zinc finger family protein produces the protein MSDAYEDAYEDDGYDGRGGGHDGWQGDEPDGDRGEQPGYGRGVEGRGGPERTFAALPPAHGRGFATSWWGQAWLKALEDTALDGQQLKKGRRLAREGKVGAVSVRPGRITAVVHERDATAYRSDVLLQQLSEEEWDRFLDMAVERAGHIAALLDREMPPHLVEDAAAAGVDLLPGIGDLEPECACEAWDHCPHTGALCYQVARLLDEDPFVLLLLRGRDERRLLDELQVRSAARAVRSVRGEPTGAEDRSAPAARHGVPAEEVYAAEGILPPLPAPPPVPDEPGLPPSLDTETDPAPGLDPAALELLASDSAVRAHRMLREALAPAHEHRPVPVELTPEQDAVRLAADTAPEPWIATRLAAGSGRQRADLDIAVRAWRYGGSAALAVLEEEWEPDPESLARARAQLAAAWEEGERPQLRAGRARWTVTGADLQLRYGRDGRWWPYRKERGRWVPAGPADDDPAGALAVSPADS, from the coding sequence ATGAGCGACGCATACGAGGACGCGTACGAGGACGACGGCTACGACGGGCGGGGCGGCGGGCACGACGGCTGGCAGGGCGACGAACCGGACGGCGACCGGGGCGAACAGCCCGGATACGGCCGGGGAGTCGAGGGGCGCGGGGGCCCCGAGCGTACGTTCGCGGCCCTGCCACCGGCGCACGGGCGCGGGTTCGCCACGTCATGGTGGGGCCAGGCGTGGCTGAAGGCGCTGGAGGACACGGCCCTCGACGGTCAGCAGCTCAAGAAGGGGCGCCGGCTGGCCCGGGAGGGCAAGGTCGGCGCGGTCTCCGTGCGGCCGGGCCGGATCACCGCGGTCGTCCATGAGCGGGACGCGACGGCGTACCGCAGCGATGTGCTGCTCCAGCAGCTGAGCGAGGAGGAGTGGGACCGCTTCCTGGACATGGCGGTCGAACGGGCCGGACACATCGCGGCGCTGCTGGACCGGGAGATGCCGCCGCACTTGGTGGAGGACGCGGCGGCGGCCGGGGTGGATCTGCTGCCGGGCATCGGTGACCTGGAACCGGAGTGTGCCTGCGAGGCGTGGGACCACTGCCCGCACACGGGCGCCCTGTGCTACCAGGTGGCGCGGCTGCTGGACGAGGACCCGTTCGTGTTGCTGCTGCTGCGGGGGCGCGACGAGCGGCGGCTCCTGGACGAGCTCCAGGTGCGCAGTGCCGCCCGAGCGGTCCGCTCGGTGCGCGGGGAGCCGACGGGCGCGGAGGACCGGAGTGCGCCCGCGGCCCGGCACGGCGTTCCGGCCGAGGAGGTCTACGCCGCGGAGGGCATTCTGCCGCCGCTGCCCGCACCTCCGCCGGTACCCGACGAGCCGGGTCTGCCGCCGTCCCTGGACACGGAGACCGACCCGGCGCCGGGGCTCGACCCGGCGGCGCTGGAACTGCTGGCGTCGGACAGTGCCGTACGGGCCCACAGGATGCTGCGGGAAGCACTGGCTCCGGCGCACGAACACCGGCCGGTGCCGGTCGAGTTGACACCGGAGCAGGACGCGGTACGACTGGCGGCCGACACCGCTCCCGAACCATGGATCGCCACTCGGCTCGCGGCCGGCTCCGGTCGGCAGCGGGCCGACCTGGACATCGCTGTGCGCGCCTGGCGGTACGGCGGCAGCGCCGCGCTCGCGGTGCTGGAAGAGGAGTGGGAGCCGGACCCGGAGTCCCTCGCGCGGGCGCGGGCGCAGCTCGCCGCGGCCTGGGAGGAGGGAGAGCGCCCGCAGTTGCGTGCCGGGCGTGCCCGCTGGACGGTGACGGGCGCCGACCTCCAGCTCCGGTACGGGCGGGACGGGCGGTGGTGGCCGTACCGCAAGGAACGCGGCCGCTGGGTGCCGGCCGGGCCTGCGGACGACGATCCGGCGGGCGCGCTGGCGGTGTCGCCGGCCGACTCCTGA
- a CDS encoding esterase-like activity of phytase family protein: protein MSTRVVRRALSVGLPLALLSTLGVAATATAGTQEGHGHHERPDRTARITGSAVLGDIPLAGFSNGLLPGTVSDDRGVQLGGIGSDIYPAGRKGEFWTVTDRGPNGQIKVDGKKRRTFPVAGFDPAIVKIRVSGKKIKVLSAIPITTRSGAPVTGLPNQASRDEAPYTHDALTPLTYNPNGLDTEGVVRAADGSFWLVDEYGPSLVHVSSRGRVLARYVPEGLRLKGADHPVVEALPGVLLHRKINRGFEGLALLPGGDLVMAVQSPLSLPDVDAGESSRNVRLLRFSTKKQAVTAEYAYRFDPVDVVDPGEDDTSELKISSVVALDRNTLLVEERTDKAARLHRVTLPHGSGILGSAWDDPATSPSYEELTNPSAAGVRVLRKSLVVDLGKVAGVPGKIEGVAVTGRSTLVLINDNDFGMTDGAEAFDANGRLVDSGIETSVTSLKLPRPLKG from the coding sequence ATGTCCACGCGTGTTGTCCGTCGTGCCCTTTCTGTCGGGCTGCCGCTCGCCCTGCTGTCCACCCTCGGTGTCGCCGCCACCGCGACCGCCGGTACGCAGGAAGGCCATGGACACCACGAGCGTCCCGACCGGACCGCGAGGATCACCGGGAGCGCCGTGCTGGGCGACATACCCCTCGCCGGATTCAGCAACGGTCTGCTGCCCGGCACGGTCTCCGACGACCGGGGTGTCCAGCTCGGCGGCATCGGCAGCGACATCTACCCGGCGGGCCGCAAGGGCGAGTTCTGGACGGTGACGGACCGCGGGCCGAACGGCCAGATCAAGGTCGACGGCAAGAAGCGTCGTACGTTCCCCGTCGCGGGCTTCGATCCGGCGATCGTGAAGATCCGGGTCAGCGGCAAGAAGATCAAGGTGCTGAGCGCCATCCCGATCACGACGCGTTCCGGTGCGCCGGTCACGGGGCTGCCGAACCAGGCGAGCCGTGACGAGGCCCCGTACACGCACGACGCGCTGACCCCCCTCACGTACAACCCGAACGGGCTGGACACCGAGGGCGTCGTCCGTGCGGCGGACGGCTCGTTCTGGCTGGTGGACGAGTACGGCCCCTCCCTGGTCCATGTCTCCTCGCGCGGCCGGGTGCTGGCCCGCTACGTGCCCGAGGGCCTGCGGCTGAAGGGCGCCGACCACCCCGTCGTCGAGGCCCTGCCCGGAGTGCTGCTGCACCGCAAGATCAACCGAGGTTTCGAGGGGCTGGCCCTGCTGCCCGGCGGGGATCTGGTGATGGCGGTGCAGAGCCCGCTCTCGCTGCCCGACGTGGACGCGGGCGAGTCCTCGCGCAATGTCCGGCTGCTGCGCTTCTCGACGAAGAAGCAGGCGGTGACCGCCGAGTACGCCTACCGGTTCGACCCGGTCGACGTCGTCGACCCGGGCGAGGACGACACGTCCGAGCTGAAGATCTCCTCGGTCGTCGCCCTGGACCGGAACACGCTGCTGGTCGAGGAGCGCACCGACAAGGCGGCCCGACTGCACCGGGTGACACTCCCCCACGGCTCGGGCATCCTCGGCTCGGCCTGGGACGACCCGGCGACCTCCCCCTCGTACGAGGAGCTGACGAACCCCTCGGCAGCCGGTGTGCGGGTGCTGCGCAAGAGCCTGGTCGTCGACCTCGGCAAGGTCGCGGGAGTGCCCGGCAAGATCGAAGGCGTGGCGGTCACGGGCCGGAGCACGCTCGTCCTCATCAACGACAACGACTTCGGGATGACGGACGGCGCCGAGGCGTTCGACGCGAACGGCCGCCTGGTCGACAGCGGCATCGAGACCTCGGTGACGTCGCTCAAGCTCCCCCGCCCGCTGAAGGGCTGA